In Apostichopus japonicus isolate 1M-3 chromosome 3, ASM3797524v1, whole genome shotgun sequence, a single genomic region encodes these proteins:
- the LOC139960232 gene encoding monocarboxylate transporter 14-like isoform X1, whose amino-acid sequence MSILALAVCVSVSYTFAIEVTMAMDKWVVFISTAVRLFFISGCIKANGVILEEFVDKLETNHSLVAWAFSLQHGLAYMFTPVTELLLRVFSNRQIAVVGGFVVGLSYIYCGCCVLTDWQLVLAFTASGAGFGLASLPSYLVLEQHFQEDFPTALSLSATCNYIGIGVLPLFLQYLKNKYGTESGLILLGAILWHLIPCGLGLLSPKSADGEQTSEESDEPIILCQAIDNINMREKSFFQKYFSYFSSMYHHRNFTILIGVDFVAGLVFTSWALFLVSLGTTKGFTGDEAVFLSTAGGVGGIVGVVACALLFHYKKVNAYTGCLIPGAIVAITLIACAVLNEFSLLSILTFMTGFGMGIFGISLLGLIPKLVCRRHFRQAVVINFLADGIAFQLGGFISGIIQDSLGSTEYVFLFDGLLCFLMFPWILIWACNDEPVTTECLTED is encoded by the exons ATGAGCATACTTGCACTAGCTGTCTGCGTCTCAGTGTCG TATACATTCGCGATTgaggttaccatggcaatggATAAATGGGTCGTATTCATATCCACTGCCGTTCGCCTTTTCTTCATCAGTGGTTGCATCAAAGCAAATGGAGTCATCCTGGAGGAATTCGTAGATAAACTTGAAACGAACCATTCACTGGTTGCGTGGGCATTCTCCTTGCAACACggattggcatacatgtttA CTCCCGTCACAGAGCTCTTGTTGAGGGTGTTCAGTAACCGGCAGATAGCTGTGGTAGGAGGTTTCGTGGTTGGTTTGTCGTACATCTACTGTGGATGCTGTGTATTGACAGACTGGCAACTCGTTCTCGCGTTTACCGCATCTG GTGCAGGATTTGGTCTTGCCTCTCTACCTTCATACTTGGTTTTAGAGCAACACTTTCAGGAGGATTTTCCGACTGCTTTATCGCTGTCAGCCACATGTAACTACATCGGAATTGGAGTTCTCCCACTATTTTTACAATATCTCAAAAATAAGTACGGGACAGAGAGTGGACTTATTCTTCTTGGTGCTATTTTGTGGCACCTGATTCCGTGTGGTTTAGGTCTGCTTTCACCGAAGAGTGCGGACGGAGAACAAACGTCCGAGGAAAGCGACGAACCAATCATACTCTGTCAAGCGATAGACAATATTAACATGCGGGAAAAatctttttttcaaaagtatttcTCCTATTTCTCCTCTATGTACCATCACAGGAACTTTACAATCCTCATAGGGGTTGATTTTGTGGCGGGACTTGTGTTTACATCCTGGGCTTTGTTTCTTGTGTCGTTGGGGACAACAAAGGGGTTCACTGGGGACGAGGCAGTGTTCCTGTCCACTGCAGGAGGGGTAGGAGGAATTGTTGGAGTGGTAGCCTGTGCTCTTTTGTTTCATTACAAGAAAGTTAACGCCTACACTGGCTGTTTGATACCAGGTGCTATCGTCGCAATAACTTTGATCGCATGCGCAGTGCTGAATGAATTTTCTCTGTTGTCAATCCTGACCTTCATGACAGGTTTTGGAATGGGTATATTTGGGATCTCCCTGCTTGGATTAATACCTAAACTAGTTTGCAGACGACACTTCCGCCAGGCTGTTGTCATTAATTTTCTTGCCGATGGAATTGCATTCCAACTAGGAGGATTTATCTCAG GAATTATTCAAGACAGTCTGGGTTCCACTGAATACGTCTTTCTCTTTGATGGCCTGCTTTGCTTCTTGATGTTTCCCTGGATCCTTATCTGGGCCTGCAATGATGAACCAGTTACCACAGAGTGTCTAACAGAGGATTAA
- the LOC139960232 gene encoding monocarboxylate transporter 14-like isoform X2 codes for MAMDKWVVFISTAVRLFFISGCIKANGVILEEFVDKLETNHSLVAWAFSLQHGLAYMFTPVTELLLRVFSNRQIAVVGGFVVGLSYIYCGCCVLTDWQLVLAFTASGAGFGLASLPSYLVLEQHFQEDFPTALSLSATCNYIGIGVLPLFLQYLKNKYGTESGLILLGAILWHLIPCGLGLLSPKSADGEQTSEESDEPIILCQAIDNINMREKSFFQKYFSYFSSMYHHRNFTILIGVDFVAGLVFTSWALFLVSLGTTKGFTGDEAVFLSTAGGVGGIVGVVACALLFHYKKVNAYTGCLIPGAIVAITLIACAVLNEFSLLSILTFMTGFGMGIFGISLLGLIPKLVCRRHFRQAVVINFLADGIAFQLGGFISGIIQDSLGSTEYVFLFDGLLCFLMFPWILIWACNDEPVTTECLTED; via the exons atggcaatggATAAATGGGTCGTATTCATATCCACTGCCGTTCGCCTTTTCTTCATCAGTGGTTGCATCAAAGCAAATGGAGTCATCCTGGAGGAATTCGTAGATAAACTTGAAACGAACCATTCACTGGTTGCGTGGGCATTCTCCTTGCAACACggattggcatacatgtttA CTCCCGTCACAGAGCTCTTGTTGAGGGTGTTCAGTAACCGGCAGATAGCTGTGGTAGGAGGTTTCGTGGTTGGTTTGTCGTACATCTACTGTGGATGCTGTGTATTGACAGACTGGCAACTCGTTCTCGCGTTTACCGCATCTG GTGCAGGATTTGGTCTTGCCTCTCTACCTTCATACTTGGTTTTAGAGCAACACTTTCAGGAGGATTTTCCGACTGCTTTATCGCTGTCAGCCACATGTAACTACATCGGAATTGGAGTTCTCCCACTATTTTTACAATATCTCAAAAATAAGTACGGGACAGAGAGTGGACTTATTCTTCTTGGTGCTATTTTGTGGCACCTGATTCCGTGTGGTTTAGGTCTGCTTTCACCGAAGAGTGCGGACGGAGAACAAACGTCCGAGGAAAGCGACGAACCAATCATACTCTGTCAAGCGATAGACAATATTAACATGCGGGAAAAatctttttttcaaaagtatttcTCCTATTTCTCCTCTATGTACCATCACAGGAACTTTACAATCCTCATAGGGGTTGATTTTGTGGCGGGACTTGTGTTTACATCCTGGGCTTTGTTTCTTGTGTCGTTGGGGACAACAAAGGGGTTCACTGGGGACGAGGCAGTGTTCCTGTCCACTGCAGGAGGGGTAGGAGGAATTGTTGGAGTGGTAGCCTGTGCTCTTTTGTTTCATTACAAGAAAGTTAACGCCTACACTGGCTGTTTGATACCAGGTGCTATCGTCGCAATAACTTTGATCGCATGCGCAGTGCTGAATGAATTTTCTCTGTTGTCAATCCTGACCTTCATGACAGGTTTTGGAATGGGTATATTTGGGATCTCCCTGCTTGGATTAATACCTAAACTAGTTTGCAGACGACACTTCCGCCAGGCTGTTGTCATTAATTTTCTTGCCGATGGAATTGCATTCCAACTAGGAGGATTTATCTCAG GAATTATTCAAGACAGTCTGGGTTCCACTGAATACGTCTTTCTCTTTGATGGCCTGCTTTGCTTCTTGATGTTTCCCTGGATCCTTATCTGGGCCTGCAATGATGAACCAGTTACCACAGAGTGTCTAACAGAGGATTAA
- the LOC139960242 gene encoding regulation of nuclear pre-mRNA domain-containing protein 1B-like, whose protein sequence is MSSFSPEALTAKLNSLNNTAQSIQTVSLWLIHHRKHAKIIVKVWFSHLMKAKPSKKLIHIYLANDVVQNSKKKGPEFNREFSGIIVAAYKHVYSNLPDEKTLISMQRVLKVWSDRSVFKRDIIQKLKATVFGKPKRREDIQEVEEEVARPEEPSTPTKTMVEEEKEEEDEESEEPTGKKPKIEEMEKILQPEPTLNPEDIPEPEDVSQALRDLENSASSDATVREKIARLPPEVQDVSLLEKIKEQEDADNLSKMVNEALELLEDYNHRLSTELDDRGNLAKMLKNFTIHQDQELKKAEEKLKEYDQKFKKVTTVRKELESHIQKLPDLTLLPDVTGGLAPLPSAGDLFSLEL, encoded by the exons ATGAGCTCCTTCTCACCCGAAGCGTTGACCGCAAAGCTCAACAGTTTAAATAACACAGCTCAAAGTATTCAGACGGTATCTCTGTGGCTCATTCACCACCGAAAGCATGCCAAAATCATCGTAAAAGTGTGGTTCAGTCATTTGATGAAAG CTAAACCAAGCAAGAAATTGATTCACATCTATCTGGCTAATGATGTGGTACAGAACAGTAAGAAGAAAGGTCCAGAGTTCAACAGAGAATTCAGTGGAATTATTGTTGCAGCTTACAAGCATGTCTATag taatttGCCCGATGAGAAGACACTTATATCCATGCAGAGAGTCCTCAAAGTCTGGAGTGACAGGTCTGTCTTTAAGAGAGACATTATCCAAAAATTAAAGGCAACAGTTTTTG GCAAACCAAAACGCAGGGAAGACATTCAAGAGGTGGAAGAGGAAGTAGCGAGGCCGGAAGAGCCGAGCACTCCGACGAAGACGAtggtggaggaggagaaggaggaggaggatgaggagagTGAGGAACCTACGGGGAAGAAGCCAAAGATCGAAGAGATGGAGAAAATCCTCCAGCCAGAGCCGACCCTGAACCCAGAAGACATTCCGGAG CCTGAAGACGTGTCACAGGCTTTACGAGACCTTGAAAACTCCGCTTCCAGCGATGCTACGGTTCGAGAAAAAATAGCCAGGTTACCACCCGAAGTGCAAGATGTATCCCTTCTTGAAAAAATAAAAG AACAAGAGGACGCGGATAATCTGTCGAAGATGGTAAACGAGGCTTTGGAACTTCTCGAGGATTACAACCACAGATTATCGACAGAGTTAGACGACAGAGGAAATCTTGCCAAAATGCTGAAAAACTTTACGATTCATCAAGATCAGGAATTAAAGAAAGCTGAGGAGAAGTTAAAA GAATACGACCAAAAATTCAAGAAAGTCACAACGGTGCGGAAAGAACTAGAATCTCACATACAGAAGTTACCGGATCTCACACTGCTGCCCGATGTCACAGGAGGACTGGCTCCATTGCCATCTGCAGGAGATCTCTTTTCCCTTGAATTAtga
- the LOC139960224 gene encoding ER degradation-enhancing alpha-mannosidase-like protein 2, producing MARRNVDQSCKSNLHVSKMVKCYIKMFTFVAFILFSKLALSNCEVTTDDMRKYRDEVKEMFYHGYNNYLEHAFPYDELRPLTCDGFDTWGSYSLTLVDSLDTLAVLGNYTEFRRVAELLLYHLDFEEDINVSVFETNIRVVGGLLSAHLLSKKAQIPVGPEWPCKGPLLTMAKEIATKLLPAFDTLSGMPYGTINLVHGVPQGETAVTCTSGVGTFIVEFGTLSRLTGEPIFEETALKALHALWKCRSGIGLVGNHINVLTKKWTALDSGIGGGIDSYLEYLVKGSLLLGNQELMDMFREYEEAVKTYNKRDDWYMWVNMKKGQVSLPVFQSLDAYWPGLQSLIGDVDPAMKTLHNFHQVWKQIGFTPEFYNIAHGVSVDGREGYPLRPELIESVMYLYQATRDPFLLEVGRDIMTSIQVSARTPCGYASMKDSRHHTKDNRMESFFLSETTKYLYLLFDPDNFLHANGSEGTLVSSPHRKCILDAGGYIFNTEAHPIDISAIDCCQRGNEMRSMENLLKSINQKEARLKWLERYIAELYPNVEKEELTRRHNCTSQPFSAKLSILGEMFPDWET from the exons ATGGCCCGTCGTAATGTTGATCAAAGCTGCAAAAGTAACCTGCACGTTTCGAAAATGGTCAAatgttacattaaaatgttCACATTTGTCGCATTCATCCTATTTAGTAAACTAGCTCTTTCAAATTGTGAAGTAACGACTGATGATATGAGGAAGTATCG AGATGAAGTCAAGGAGATGTTTTACCATGGTTACAATAACTACCTAGAACATGCCTTTCCCTATGATGAGCTGAGACCATTAACCTGTGATGGATTTGATACTTGGGGCAG CTATTCTTTAACACTAGTAGATAGCCTGGATACTCTTGCTGTCCTGGGAAATTACACAGAGTTCCGTCGAGTGGCAGAGCTATTATTATACCATCTAGATTTTGAAGAAGATATAAATGTGTCAgtctttgaaacaaacattaGAG TGGTTGGAGGACTTTTGTCAGCTCACCTGCTGTCCAAGAAAGCGCAGATCCCCGTAGGCCCAGAATGGCCTTGTAAAGGGCCCTTGCTGACAATGGCCAAAGAAATTGCCACTAAACTTTTACCCG CTTTTGATACCCTCTCTGGGATGCCATATGGTACCATTAACTTGGTCCACGGGGTGCCGCAAGGGGAAACAGCAGTGACGTGTACATCTGGAGTTGGTACTTTCATAGTAGAATTTGGAACCCTTAGTAGGTTGACAGGGGAGCCAATATTTGAGGAGACAGCTTTGAAAGCCCTGCATGCTCTTTGGAAATGCAGGTCAGGAATTGGATTG GTTGGCAACCACATCAATGTTCTCACCAAGAAGTGGACAGCTCTTGACTCGGGGATAGGGGGCGGTATCGACTCCTACTTGGAGTACTTGGTCAAAGGAAGTCTGTTGCTTGGCAACCAAGAACTGATGGATATGTTCAGAG AGTATGAAGAAGCAGTGAAGACTTATAACAAGAGGGATGACTGGTATATGTGGGTCAACATGAAGAAAGGTCAGGTCAGTTTACCTGTGTTCCAATCACTGGACGCTTATTGGCCTGGTCTGCAG AGTCTCATAGGTGATGTCGATCCTGCCATGAAAACCCTCCACAATTTTCATCAAGTTTGGAAGCAGATCGGTTTCACCCCCGAGTTCTATAATATCGCCCACGGTGTCTCTGTGGATGGACGAGAAGGCTACCCTTTACGACCAG AACTAATTGAGAGCGTCATGTACCTCTACCAAGCAACCAGAGATCCTTTCCTGCTTGAGGTAGGACGAGACATTATGACCTCCATCCAAGTCAGTGCCAGGACTCCGTGTGGATATGCTAGT ATGAAAGATTCACGGCATCACACCAAAGACAACCGTATGGAATCTTTCTTTCTATCCGAGACCACCAAGTATCTATATCTGCTATTTGACCCAGATAACTTTCTCCATGCCAACGGTAGTGAGGGAACGCTGGTGAGCAGCCCACACAGGAAGTGCATCCTCGATGCTGGAGGTTACATATTCAATACGGAGGCCCACCCCATCGACATCAGTGCCATCGATTGTTGTCAGAGAGGGAACGAAATGAGATCGATGGAGAACTTGTTAAAGAGCATAAACCAGAAGGAGGCAAGACTCAAGTGGTTGGAGAGATATATAGCAGAGCTTTATCCAAATGTAGAAAAGGAAGAATTGACCAGAAGGCACAATTGTACCTCTCAGCCGTTCAGCGCTAAGCTCTCAATCTTAGGAGAAATGTTTCCTGATTGGGAGACGTGA